One Nicotiana tomentosiformis chromosome 4, ASM39032v3, whole genome shotgun sequence genomic window carries:
- the LOC138909643 gene encoding uncharacterized protein, with the protein MEDSKEIDTPIATATKLDINEPSSYVDKNLYRGMMGSLLYLTSSRHDIIFSVGLCARFQANTKESHLTVVKRILIYLKGTTDLYLWYPKDLHKRILSEEPSSSRLHVAAKGKKKVSEPVEVVEIEEMDMVLHDENKAEEVEVMTPKAKKIKTSKKKSPLKNVDAEPSTLSKITMFARKSRKVQIVEEEECEVEEESDEEQDRMVKFGKRTILIFEG; encoded by the exons ATGGAAgactccaaagaaattgacactcctatagcaACAGCCACAAAATTGGATATAAATGAACCTAGTTCATATGTTGATAAGaatttgtataggggaatgatgggatctttgttatatctcacttCTAGTAGACATGACattattttcagtgtaggcctttgtgctagatttcaggcaaatacaaaggagtctcacttgactgtcgTAAAGAGGATCTTGatatacctaaaaggcaccactgacctttatctgtggtatccaaaag acttacacaagagaattctcagtgaagaacctagttcatcaagattacatg TTGCTGCAAAGGGAAAGAAGAAAGTGAGTGAACCTGTTGAGGTagttgaaattgaggagatgGACATGGTTCTTCATGATGAAAATAAGGCAGAGGAGGTGGAGGTTATGACTCCAAAGGCAAAGAAAATAAAGACCTCCAAAAAGAAGTCACCTTTAAAGAATGTTGATGCAGAGCCTTCTACTCTGTCAAAAATAACCATGTTTGCCAGAAAATCTAGAAAAGTGCAAATAGTGGAGGAAGAAGAATGTGAAGTAGAAGAGGAATCTGATGAAGAGCAAGACAGGATGGTTAAGTTTGGAAAAAGAACCATCTTGATTTTTGAAGGGTAG
- the LOC138909644 gene encoding uncharacterized protein yields MSAPPRNWEGQSTARQPLFIGQYYSWWKNRMRDHIQREDYELWDIVTDSPLATLEKNAEGVDVPKTRADCNVEEMKKWEKNAKAKKWLICGLGPDEYNRIQDSSTAKKIWDTLQVAHEVTTQVKRSRGTLLYSQYENFVIKDGKTIQEMYTRFTTLTNELKSLRRIIPEEVRVKKILTRVLPITGENKITAIKESKNIATLSLDELIGKGAWHSESLKVLI; encoded by the coding sequence atgagtgcaccacctagaaattgggaagggcaatccactgctaggcaaCCGCTCTTTATtggccagtactactcttggtggaagaacagaatgagagatcacattcaacgagaagactatgagctatgggacattgtcaccgaTAGTCCACTAGCAACCttggagaaaaatgctgaaggagtagatgtgccaaaAACAAGAGCGGATTGCAATGTTGAGGAAATGAAGaagtgggagaagaatgctaaagccaagaaatggcttattTGTGGgcttggtccagatgagtacaacaGAATCCAAGATTCTTCCACTGCTAAGAAAATTTGGGACACActgcaagtggctcatgaagtAACAACTCAGGTAAAGAGATCTAGAGGAACTCTACTGTATTCTCAGTATGAGAACTTTGTTATAAAGGATGGGAAAACCATTCaggagatgtacacaaggttcactacattgacaaatgaactaaaatctCTTAGAAGGATTATCCCTGAAGAAGTAAGAGTTAAGAAGATACTTACCAGGGTCTTGCCAATCACTGGGGAAAACAAGATCACTGCCATCAaagaatcaaagaacattgccactctcTCACTAGATGAATTGATTGGGAAAGGagcttggcactcagaatcactgaaggttctgatctag